A genomic region of Mycolicibacterium poriferae contains the following coding sequences:
- the pe gene encoding acyltransferase PE, translating into MRRLVAFGTALSTIGAAGWLGFGTAAADEPGPAPVPPPGPAAAAGGAPALGTPGRAYALGGAHVLGIPYDEYIMRTGADWFPGLERQIVDYPAGQVQGHTLERLFPGIGAFGDRFVPGLGLDGPSVGESVDVGSPDTIAAIREGGQGTAIGLSEGAMVLNDVQARLAYDPAAPPPDQLSFAMYGDPVARHAFGESFLTQNFPVGSVVPSLDYRIPAPVESQYDTYQFISAYDSIADWPDRPDNWLSVANAIVGLATGHTAVAFTDPSMVPPQNIRTSVNSRGATTTTYMIPEEHLPLVLPFKYLGVPKETLIELDAVLKPYVDAGYSRNDDPATAPVTVDPVNGYDPAAVTAPATQAAFGGGADPVSQLLSGLQYVLNNPPTG; encoded by the coding sequence GTGAGGCGTCTGGTCGCGTTCGGCACCGCGCTGAGCACCATCGGCGCCGCGGGCTGGCTCGGGTTCGGCACCGCCGCAGCGGACGAGCCCGGCCCCGCGCCGGTCCCGCCGCCGGGGCCCGCCGCTGCGGCGGGTGGAGCGCCGGCGCTGGGCACCCCGGGACGCGCCTACGCGTTGGGCGGCGCGCACGTGCTCGGGATCCCGTACGACGAGTACATCATGCGCACCGGCGCGGACTGGTTCCCCGGACTGGAGCGCCAGATCGTCGACTACCCGGCCGGTCAGGTCCAGGGCCACACCCTGGAGCGGCTCTTCCCGGGTATCGGCGCCTTCGGGGACCGCTTCGTGCCCGGCCTCGGCCTCGACGGCCCCAGCGTCGGCGAGTCCGTCGACGTCGGTTCGCCCGACACCATCGCCGCGATCCGGGAGGGCGGACAGGGCACCGCGATCGGTCTGTCGGAGGGCGCGATGGTGCTCAACGACGTCCAGGCGCGCCTGGCCTACGACCCGGCCGCCCCGCCTCCGGACCAGTTGAGCTTTGCCATGTACGGGGATCCGGTGGCGCGCCACGCCTTCGGCGAGAGTTTCCTGACGCAGAACTTCCCCGTCGGCAGCGTGGTGCCCTCGCTGGACTATCGGATCCCGGCGCCGGTGGAAAGCCAGTACGACACCTACCAGTTCATCTCCGCCTACGACAGCATCGCCGACTGGCCCGACCGCCCGGACAACTGGCTGTCGGTGGCCAACGCGATCGTGGGGCTGGCGACCGGCCACACCGCGGTGGCGTTCACCGACCCGAGCATGGTGCCGCCGCAGAACATCCGAACCAGCGTCAACTCCCGGGGCGCCACGACGACGACGTACATGATCCCCGAGGAGCACCTCCCGCTGGTGCTGCCGTTCAAGTACCTCGGCGTGCCCAAGGAGACGTTGATCGAGCTCGACGCGGTGCTCAAGCCGTACGTGGATGCCGGCTACTCGCGCAACGACGATCCGGCGACCGCCCCGGTCACCGTGGACCCGGTCAACGGCTACGACCCGGCGGCCGTCACCGCCCCGGCCACGCAGGCCGCGTTCGGTGGTGGCGCGGATCCGGTGTCGCAGTTGCTCTCCGGTCTGCAGTACGTGCTGAACAACCCGCCGACCGGCTAG
- a CDS encoding GAP family protein has product MWMPLLAMAIAVSVEPFRIGMTVVMINRPRPGLQLLAFLLGGFAMGIAVGVVVLFILRPALGSAHFTLPRVQIVVGAVVLLNAALVAAGVIGGRRRDGADSLPGRLVAPLIARAKQLLGGRSLWTAGAAGLGIALPSVDYLAALALIVASGTAATIQFGALVVFNVVAFALVEIPLLCYLVAPDRTRAALSALYDWVRLRGRYGVAALLVVVGAVLIGVGLSGL; this is encoded by the coding sequence ATGTGGATGCCGCTTCTGGCGATGGCCATCGCCGTCAGCGTGGAGCCGTTTCGGATCGGCATGACGGTGGTGATGATCAATCGACCACGGCCGGGCCTGCAGTTGCTCGCCTTCCTGCTGGGCGGCTTCGCGATGGGCATCGCGGTGGGCGTGGTGGTGCTGTTCATCCTGCGACCCGCACTGGGGTCGGCGCACTTCACCCTGCCGCGGGTGCAGATCGTGGTGGGCGCGGTGGTGCTGCTCAACGCCGCGCTGGTGGCTGCCGGGGTGATCGGGGGCCGGCGCCGCGACGGAGCCGACAGCCTGCCGGGCCGCCTGGTGGCACCACTGATCGCCCGGGCCAAACAGCTGCTCGGCGGCCGCTCGCTGTGGACCGCGGGCGCCGCGGGCCTGGGCATCGCGCTGCCCTCGGTGGACTACCTGGCGGCGCTGGCCCTGATCGTGGCGTCCGGCACCGCGGCAACCATCCAGTTCGGCGCCCTGGTGGTGTTCAACGTCGTCGCGTTCGCGCTGGTGGAGATACCGCTGCTGTGCTATCTGGTGGCGCCGGACCGCACCCGGGCCGCCCTGTCGGCGCTGTACGACTGGGTGCGGCTGCGGGGCCGGTACGGGGTGGCGGCGCTGCTGGTCGTGGTCGGCGCCGTGCTGATCGGGGTCGGACTGTCCGGGTTGTAG